A single region of the Lepus europaeus isolate LE1 chromosome 1, mLepTim1.pri, whole genome shotgun sequence genome encodes:
- the GORASP2 gene encoding Golgi reassembly-stacking protein 2, with amino-acid sequence MGSSQSVEIPGGGTEGYHVLRVQENSPGHRAGLEPFFDFIVSINGSRLNKDNDTLKDLLKANVEKPVKMLIYSSKTLELRETSVTPSNMWGGQGLLGVSIRFCSFDGANENVWHVLEVESNSPAALAGLRPHSDYIIGADTVMNESEDLFSLIETHEAKPLKLYVYNTDTDNCREVIITPNSAWGGEGSLGCGIGYGYLHRIPTRPFEEGKKISLPGQMTGTPITPLKDGFTEVQLSSVHPPSLSPPGTTGIEQGLSGLAVSSTPPAVSSVLSTGVPTVPLLPAQVNQSLTSVPPINPATTLPSLMPLPAGLPNLPSLPNLNLPAPHILPGVGFPKLSNPGLPPLPSLPPRNLAGIAPLPVPSEFLPSFPLVPEGPSAASSGELLSSLPPTGDPPSDPVTTTAKADVAASLTVDGTPPASKAPTTVEDRVSDSTPASEKPGSAVTDANAPESP; translated from the exons GTACAAGAAAATTCTCCAGgacatagagctggactggagcctTTCTTCGATTTTATTGTTTCTATTAATGGTTCGAGATTA AATAAAGACAATGACACTCTAAAGGATCTACTGAAAGCGAATGTTGAAAAGCCTGTAAAAATGCTTATCTATAGCAGCAAAACCCTGGAGCTGCGAGAGACCTCAGTCACCCCAAGCAACATGTGGGGTGGCCAGGGCTTGCTGGGAGTGAGCATTCGTTTCTGCAGCTTTGATGGGGCAAATGAAAACGTTTGGCATGTGCTA GAAGTAGAATCAAattctcctgcagcactggcaggtCTTAGACCTCATAGCGATTACATCATTGGAGCAGATACAGTCATGAATGAG TCTGAGGATCTGTTCAGCCTGATTGAGACACATGAAGCCAAGCCCCTAAAGCTTTATGTGTACAACACAGACACTGACAACTGTCGAGAAGTGATTATCACACCGAATTCTGCATGGGGTGGAGAAGGCAG CCTGGGATGTGGCATTGGATATGGTTATTTGCATCGAATACCCACACGTCCATTTGAAGAAGGCAAGAAAATCTCTCTTCCAGGACAAATGACTGGTACACCTATTACTCCTCTTAAGGATGGGTTTACGGAG GTCCAGCTGTCTTCAGTTCATCCCCCATCTTTGTCACCCCCTGGAACCACAGGAATTGAACAGGGTCTCTCTGGACTTGCTGTTAGCTCGACTCCGCCGGCCGTCAGCAGTGTTCTCAGTACAG GTGTACCAACAGTTCCGTTATTGCCCGCACAAGTAAACCAGTCCCTCACTTCTGTGCCACCGATAAACCCAGCTACTACATTACCAA GTCTCATGCCTCTACCAGCCGGACTGCCCaacctccccagcctccccaacCTCAACCTCCCCGCGCCGCACATCCTGCCAGGCGTTGGCTTCCCCAAGCTCTCGAACCCGG GTCTGCCACCTCTTCCTTCCTTGCCTCCCCGCAACCTAGCTGGCATTGCACCTCTCCCCGTGCCATCCGAGTTCCTCCCGTCCTTCCCTTTGGTTCCAGAGGGCCCTTCCGCAGCCAGCTCGGGGGAGCTGCTgtcttccctcccgcccaccgGTGACCCGCCCTCCGACCCCGTCACGACTACTGCAAAGGCAGACGTTGCCGCCTCACTCACTGTGGATGGGACACCCCCTGCTTCCAAGGCCCCCACCACTGTTGAGGACAGAGTCAGCGACTCCACCCCAGCCAGCGAGAAGCCGGGTTCCGCGGTCACGGATGCAAATGCTCCTGAGTCACCTTAA